The following proteins are co-located in the Dyadobacter chenwenxiniae genome:
- a CDS encoding fatty acid desaturase, whose translation MAFIDYVLQPPSYGWKKENGELAIPTHSQILREFFNRLNIFKDIRNWLPLMSWVKVLAMLPFLGLFIFKFFTWPLLAVAFVYSMIIMGTHGTIWHHRYCTHRAYKFKNGFWRFITKNLTISMIPEEIYVISHHVHHAKSDQPGDPYNAKAGFLYCFLADVNHQPIAKDLSESDYNRVTLLMKHTGVEANTYSQYLHWGSYVNPGAALRGWILNWSFWYLTFYLIGGHALACCMFGAAGFWAVGVRTFNYEGHGKGKNVQVKGVDFNTNDNSINQVWPGIVAGEWHNNHHLYPKSARSGFKPYQVDLAWYYIKFLHLIGGVITYKDSKTDFLKRYHLPHLQKYE comes from the coding sequence ATGGCATTTATTGATTATGTATTGCAACCCCCTTCCTATGGATGGAAGAAGGAAAACGGTGAGCTGGCCATACCAACTCACAGTCAGATCCTTCGGGAATTTTTTAATAGGCTGAATATATTCAAAGACATCAGGAATTGGTTGCCACTGATGAGTTGGGTTAAAGTATTGGCCATGTTACCGTTCTTGGGCCTGTTTATATTCAAGTTCTTTACCTGGCCATTGCTGGCAGTAGCATTTGTTTATAGCATGATCATCATGGGGACTCATGGTACGATCTGGCATCACAGGTATTGTACCCACCGGGCATACAAGTTCAAAAATGGTTTTTGGCGGTTTATCACCAAAAATTTGACCATCAGCATGATACCCGAGGAAATATATGTAATCTCCCATCATGTCCATCACGCCAAGTCCGATCAGCCAGGTGACCCTTACAACGCAAAGGCGGGTTTTCTGTACTGCTTCCTTGCAGATGTGAACCATCAGCCAATCGCAAAAGATCTTAGTGAGAGCGATTATAATCGTGTAACATTACTGATGAAACATACCGGTGTAGAAGCAAATACATATAGCCAGTACCTCCACTGGGGCTCTTATGTAAACCCGGGCGCGGCGCTGCGTGGCTGGATTCTCAACTGGTCTTTCTGGTATCTGACTTTTTACCTGATCGGCGGCCATGCGCTGGCTTGTTGCATGTTCGGCGCTGCGGGCTTTTGGGCTGTTGGGGTTCGTACTTTCAACTATGAAGGCCATGGGAAGGGTAAGAATGTGCAGGTAAAGGGTGTTGATTTCAACACAAATGACAATTCGATTAACCAGGTGTGGCCCGGCATCGTCGCTGGTGAATGGCATAACAACCACCACTTGTACCCCAAGAGTGCCCGTAGCGGATTTAAACCCTATCAGGTTGACCTTGCATGGTATTACATCAAATTCCTTCACCTGATAGGCGGGGTAATTACGTACAAGGATTCGAAAACCGACTTCTTAAAACGTTATCACCTTCCGCATTTACAAAAATATGAGTAG
- the gndA gene encoding NADP-dependent phosphogluconate dehydrogenase, translating into MSNNVFDFGMIGLGVMGRNLLLNMADHGFSVIGFDKDGAKNAALESAATPGTTVKGVSELAQMIELLQRPRKVMMLVPAGQPVDDVIASLLPLLEKGDVIIDGGNSHYTDTLRRVKYLREKEIHFMGIGVSGGEQGARTGPSIMPGGDQAAYEHVRPMLEAIAAKVGGTPCVDYLGKEGAGHYVKMVHNGIEYAIMQLISESYAILKHAGLTNQQLHEVFKTWNEGKLQSFLVEITADIFLQMDDQSDAHLVDVISDKAGSKGTGKWTSQDSMELPVAVSVIDTAVAMRTLSGYKDERVQAAEIYAKDGYGSSTPTDELVQEVQDALYFATIISYAQGLAMLFQASKDLAMDIPLPKVVSVWRGGCIIRSSLLEIFTNAYTQTSELSNILLNQEVAEVVKSVEENTRSLIAFAAKAEIPVAGLMSSLAYFDAYKSKRMATNLIQAQRDYFGAHTYQRIDIPGTFHTEWGQQ; encoded by the coding sequence ATGTCAAATAACGTATTCGATTTTGGAATGATCGGACTTGGAGTGATGGGTAGGAACCTATTGCTCAACATGGCCGATCATGGCTTCTCTGTTATCGGTTTCGATAAGGATGGAGCTAAAAACGCAGCATTAGAATCTGCTGCAACGCCTGGGACCACTGTGAAAGGTGTGTCGGAACTAGCGCAAATGATCGAGCTTCTGCAGCGCCCGCGCAAAGTGATGATGCTCGTTCCGGCTGGTCAGCCAGTTGACGACGTGATCGCTTCTTTGCTTCCTTTGCTGGAAAAAGGCGATGTGATTATTGATGGTGGAAACTCACATTATACGGATACATTGAGGCGCGTGAAATATTTGCGCGAGAAAGAAATACATTTTATGGGCATCGGCGTTTCCGGTGGCGAACAAGGCGCACGCACGGGCCCGAGCATTATGCCTGGAGGTGATCAGGCTGCTTACGAGCATGTAAGGCCTATGCTCGAAGCAATTGCCGCAAAAGTGGGCGGGACGCCTTGCGTGGATTACCTAGGAAAAGAGGGTGCTGGCCATTACGTGAAAATGGTGCACAACGGCATAGAATACGCGATTATGCAATTGATCAGCGAGTCCTATGCGATCCTGAAACACGCCGGGCTGACTAATCAGCAGCTCCACGAAGTTTTCAAAACATGGAATGAAGGCAAGCTGCAATCATTTTTGGTTGAAATCACTGCGGATATATTCCTGCAAATGGACGACCAAAGCGACGCCCATCTTGTAGATGTGATCTCCGATAAGGCGGGCTCAAAAGGAACCGGTAAATGGACTTCTCAGGATTCTATGGAACTCCCTGTGGCTGTGTCGGTAATCGATACTGCAGTGGCTATGCGGACATTGTCTGGTTATAAAGATGAGCGCGTTCAGGCTGCTGAAATTTATGCAAAAGATGGTTATGGCTCGTCGACACCTACGGACGAACTGGTTCAGGAAGTGCAGGATGCCTTGTATTTTGCAACCATTATAAGTTACGCGCAAGGACTTGCCATGTTATTCCAGGCATCCAAAGATCTTGCCATGGATATTCCGCTTCCAAAAGTGGTGAGCGTATGGAGAGGCGGCTGCATTATCCGGTCCTCGTTATTGGAAATCTTTACCAATGCATATACGCAAACATCGGAATTATCCAACATTTTGCTGAACCAAGAGGTTGCCGAAGTCGTTAAGTCGGTAGAAGAGAATACGCGTTCGCTGATCGCGTTTGCAGCTAAGGCAGAAATTCCGGTTGCTGGGTTAATGTCGTCACTGGCTTACTTTGACGCCTATAAATCCAAGCGCATGGCCACTAACCTTATCCAGGCGCAACGTGACTATTTTGGAGCGCATACTTATCAACGTATCGATATCCCCGGTACTTTTCATACAGAGTGGGGTCAACAATAA
- a CDS encoding cold-shock protein translates to MNQGTVKFFNGTKGFGFIAPEHGGDDIFVHTSGLNDDIRENDSVSYDIENGRKGLNAVNVSII, encoded by the coding sequence ATGAATCAAGGAACAGTTAAGTTTTTTAATGGCACCAAAGGTTTTGGTTTCATTGCTCCCGAACATGGTGGAGACGATATTTTTGTACACACGTCTGGCCTCAATGATGATATTCGTGAAAACGACAGTGTGTCATACGATATTGAGAACGGTAGAAAAGGACTGAATGCAGTTAATGTAAGCATTATCTGA
- a CDS encoding short chain dehydrogenase, whose translation MKIIIIGATGTIGKHVVKALENGNEIIQVGSKSGDLQVDISDAASIKSLFEKVGPFDAVVSTAGYGHFGPLANMTENEFRAGVDSKLMGQVNLVLIGQKYINPKGSFTLTSGTMGDDPIMLGAAVSAINGAIDAFVRAAAIELENGVRINAVGPDVVEESPGYFPFFPGHVPVSMHRVAQAYVKSVAGGQTGQNYKVL comes from the coding sequence ATGAAAATCATTATTATCGGCGCTACGGGAACAATCGGCAAACATGTCGTAAAAGCACTGGAAAATGGCAACGAAATTATTCAGGTCGGTTCAAAAAGCGGCGATTTGCAGGTGGACATTTCGGATGCAGCATCTATCAAGTCCCTGTTTGAGAAAGTTGGCCCGTTCGACGCGGTGGTCAGTACTGCCGGATATGGTCATTTTGGTCCGCTTGCGAACATGACTGAAAATGAGTTCCGTGCCGGAGTAGACAGCAAACTGATGGGCCAGGTTAATCTTGTCCTGATCGGCCAGAAATACATCAATCCAAAAGGTTCATTTACACTTACTTCGGGAACCATGGGGGACGATCCCATTATGCTGGGTGCAGCTGTAAGTGCGATAAACGGCGCTATCGATGCTTTTGTAAGGGCTGCCGCAATCGAACTCGAAAATGGCGTCCGCATTAATGCAGTGGGGCCAGACGTGGTTGAAGAGTCGCCAGGCTATTTCCCATTTTTCCCCGGCCATGTTCCGGTCTCCATGCACCGCGTAGCGCAAGCTTATGTGAAAAGTGTGGCGGGCGGTCAAACTGGTCAGAATTATAAAGTGTTGTAA
- a CDS encoding response regulator, whose translation MNKDGTIIIIEDDKDDQFVLEEVFGELGYPNKRMYFSSGLKALDFLYSTSDRPFLIISDINLPELNGLELRSKIQQDADLNLKCIPYIYFTTALNQQVVIDAYSTSAQGFFVKPGTYEEIKEAIDVMIKYWKKCAAPNNF comes from the coding sequence ATGAATAAAGACGGCACAATTATTATTATCGAAGACGACAAAGATGATCAATTCGTCCTGGAAGAAGTATTTGGTGAATTGGGATATCCAAACAAGAGAATGTACTTCTCAAGTGGATTGAAGGCATTGGATTTTCTTTATTCAACTAGCGATCGGCCTTTTCTTATCATTTCAGATATCAATTTGCCAGAACTGAATGGATTAGAACTAAGAAGTAAGATACAGCAAGACGCCGATCTCAATTTAAAATGCATTCCTTACATTTATTTTACCACTGCCCTTAATCAACAGGTAGTGATAGATGCTTATAGCACTTCTGCCCAAGGCTTTTTTGTGAAACCGGGTACCTATGAAGAGATCAAAGAAGCTATTGATGTGATGATCAAATATTGGAAAAAATGTGCCGCCCCTAATAACTTTTAA
- a CDS encoding 3'-5' exonuclease: MYAIVDIETTGGGGGARITEIAVFRHDGQQIVDIFHSLINPEIYIPPFITRLTGIDNAMVQDSPTFYDVQDSVRALTKDAWFVAHNAKFDYGFIKREFGAMDEYFQRDLLCTVQLSRKIFPGLKSYSLGNLCESLEICIENRHRAHGDAAATVQLFEKLLVNDRQSLIPMDFMLR, from the coding sequence ATGTATGCAATAGTAGATATTGAAACAACAGGCGGGGGAGGAGGAGCGCGCATTACTGAGATAGCCGTGTTCAGGCATGATGGTCAGCAGATTGTCGATATCTTTCATTCCCTTATCAATCCCGAAATATATATTCCACCGTTCATTACCCGCCTTACGGGGATAGACAATGCGATGGTGCAGGATTCACCTACATTTTATGACGTGCAGGATTCCGTTCGTGCATTAACGAAGGATGCCTGGTTTGTAGCGCATAATGCGAAGTTTGATTATGGTTTTATCAAACGCGAGTTTGGTGCGATGGACGAGTATTTCCAACGGGATTTACTGTGCACCGTTCAACTGAGCCGGAAAATATTTCCGGGGTTGAAATCTTACAGTTTAGGCAATCTCTGCGAGAGCCTTGAAATCTGCATTGAAAACCGGCACAGGGCGCATGGTGACGCGGCGGCAACGGTGCAATTGTTTGAAAAACTGCTTGTTAATGATCGTCAGAGTCTTATTCCGATGGATTTCATGTTGAGATGA
- a CDS encoding PadR family transcriptional regulator produces MENNATSNEYVRGTLKTIVLNLLAEHERMYGYEITQEVKERTGGAIALTFGALYPVLHKLEQEGMLITESVEVDGRLRKYYSLTTPGNEAARNKTNDLERFIDAVRLLLAPKSLATE; encoded by the coding sequence ATGGAGAATAACGCAACGAGTAACGAGTACGTACGCGGTACATTGAAGACCATAGTATTGAACCTATTGGCTGAGCACGAACGGATGTACGGATATGAGATAACCCAGGAGGTAAAAGAAAGGACAGGCGGAGCTATCGCATTGACATTCGGTGCGTTGTATCCTGTTTTGCATAAATTAGAACAAGAAGGAATGCTGATAACCGAGTCGGTCGAGGTGGATGGCCGTTTGAGGAAATATTATTCACTGACAACCCCTGGAAATGAGGCTGCCCGTAATAAAACCAATGACCTTGAACGTTTTATAGATGCAGTGAGATTATTACTGGCTCCAAAAAGTTTGGCAACTGAGTAG
- a CDS encoding Lrp/AsnC ligand binding domain-containing protein, producing the protein MQKYSDIDSTDLRILSLLIENAALPYTEIGKRVFVSGGTVHVRMKKLEQMGIVKGSQLVIDPAKLGWDISAFLGIYLDKSSLYEQVATELEGIPEVVNIHYTTGIYSIFLKIVCRDTGHLREILHDKIQKVNGIQRTETFISLEERINRSIPLAES; encoded by the coding sequence ATGCAGAAATATTCAGATATAGACAGCACCGATTTGCGCATACTTTCTCTGTTAATTGAGAATGCGGCATTGCCTTATACGGAGATCGGTAAAAGAGTGTTTGTGTCCGGCGGTACCGTACACGTTCGCATGAAAAAGCTGGAACAAATGGGCATTGTCAAAGGCTCGCAACTCGTAATCGACCCTGCTAAATTAGGCTGGGATATCAGCGCGTTTTTAGGAATTTACTTAGATAAGAGTTCCTTGTACGAGCAAGTTGCGACAGAGCTGGAAGGCATTCCCGAGGTTGTCAATATCCACTATACCACAGGCATTTACAGTATATTTTTGAAAATCGTATGCCGCGATACGGGGCATTTGCGTGAGATCCTGCACGATAAGATTCAGAAGGTAAATGGCATCCAGCGCACGGAAACCTTTATTTCTCTCGAGGAACGGATTAATCGCTCGATACCGCTGGCTGAAAGTTAA
- a CDS encoding sensor histidine kinase, translating into MSDIIRHLQMQRESILNKWRSTCAEDLVMLSKTSFSREEFNDQVPAILNILNQRLAKLPEESEVVIVAQEHGLHRWQRGYSLPELLVELELLFNILMETINQFHKEQDISADVLLEVYQHVLCVSQEASRGSVLYYDELRQTNAAEQVNATRKALHQLEELGEKRNKHLRETTHDLRSGFSTLFGVSHLLELPGSEKERTELFAMLNRNLGSIRDMLVQLSDFSRIEAGQETLEIKEFDVADLLRKSVAAARPFADHRSLDLRGEGPEKLKVKSDPVKIQRILQNLLMNALKYTVEGGIYISWAQENDTRWILSIQDTGPGFPASSPSGLLAEQLKPLSQQGSSHRKGGKSEYPMDQPPSTETIKNDIASQMKESEGLGLFIVKKLCELLKASMDIESSPGQGTLVRIRFVSYQ; encoded by the coding sequence ATGAGTGATATTATCCGGCATTTACAAATGCAGCGGGAAAGTATTCTAAATAAATGGCGTTCAACCTGTGCAGAAGACCTGGTTATGTTAAGCAAAACCAGCTTTTCCAGAGAAGAATTCAATGACCAGGTGCCTGCAATTTTAAATATTCTGAATCAGCGCCTGGCAAAATTACCGGAGGAGTCAGAGGTGGTCATTGTGGCACAGGAACATGGGCTTCACCGGTGGCAGCGGGGTTATTCACTTCCTGAGTTATTAGTTGAGCTGGAGCTGCTTTTCAATATCCTGATGGAGACAATTAACCAGTTTCATAAGGAACAAGATATTTCGGCTGACGTGCTACTGGAAGTCTATCAGCATGTGCTATGTGTTTCTCAGGAAGCAAGCCGTGGCAGCGTACTTTACTACGATGAACTACGCCAGACCAACGCAGCTGAGCAGGTCAATGCTACAAGAAAGGCACTGCATCAGCTGGAGGAGTTGGGGGAAAAGCGAAATAAGCATTTGCGGGAAACCACCCACGACCTCCGATCCGGCTTTAGTACATTGTTTGGGGTTTCGCACCTGCTGGAGCTGCCGGGGAGTGAAAAAGAACGGACGGAGCTTTTTGCAATGCTCAACAGAAATTTGGGTTCAATACGCGATATGCTCGTGCAATTAAGTGATTTTTCCCGCATTGAGGCAGGACAGGAAACCCTGGAGATAAAAGAGTTTGATGTGGCAGACCTGTTGCGTAAAAGTGTGGCGGCCGCACGTCCTTTCGCGGATCATCGCAGTCTCGACTTACGCGGAGAGGGACCAGAAAAGCTCAAAGTGAAGAGTGATCCTGTTAAGATTCAGCGAATCCTTCAAAACCTGTTAATGAATGCTCTTAAGTATACCGTCGAAGGAGGTATATACATTTCCTGGGCACAAGAAAACGATACACGCTGGATACTTAGCATTCAGGATACCGGGCCGGGCTTTCCTGCAAGCAGCCCCTCAGGCCTTCTAGCTGAACAGCTAAAACCGTTAAGCCAGCAAGGCAGCAGTCATCGAAAGGGCGGAAAGTCAGAATATCCGATGGACCAGCCACCTTCAACAGAAACAATCAAAAATGATATTGCTTCCCAAATGAAGGAAAGCGAAGGTCTTGGATTGTTTATCGTAAAGAAGCTTTGTGAATTATTAAAGGCCAGTATGGACATAGAAAGTAGCCCAGGCCAAGGCACGCTTGTCCGTATCAGGTTCGTTAGTTATCAGTGA
- a CDS encoding energy transducer TonB: protein MKRLQENRIDLINKYLQSSKLDPELLPEILDHLACEAEERLWDGKPFEQIYDNILETADPQSLLNLSVDHKNLLAMKKSLNDIVFEGRNKLYGAYDLRKSYGQTIQRSVLMGVTLFLLLVMFPNLYARLVPESKPEDIAYIVEANPLNITPEMLPKPPVKEEVAPAPKTVRSLPPVVLPDEQVTVENLPPAIEELENAQPAEKTLDGMEEITIIVPPAPEAASSKPATAGLEPRKEEIFRSVEQAPRYRGGLAEMGAFLQKNLRYPSSAAQAEVQGKVFVEFTVASDGKIENVTAIKGIGFGCDEEAVRVVKLMKDWIPGKQAGVPVKVRFTLPIVFQLN from the coding sequence ATGAAACGCCTTCAGGAAAATCGCATCGATTTGATTAACAAATATTTGCAGTCAAGCAAGTTGGATCCGGAGTTGCTACCCGAAATCCTGGACCACCTGGCTTGCGAAGCAGAAGAGCGTCTTTGGGATGGAAAACCGTTTGAGCAGATCTATGATAATATTCTGGAAACTGCTGATCCGCAATCTCTCCTTAACCTGAGTGTCGATCACAAAAATCTGTTAGCCATGAAAAAATCATTGAATGACATTGTTTTCGAAGGCCGTAACAAATTGTATGGAGCGTATGATCTGAGGAAAAGTTACGGACAGACTATTCAGCGCTCGGTGTTGATGGGCGTCACGCTTTTTCTGCTTTTAGTCATGTTTCCCAATCTCTACGCACGTTTAGTGCCGGAATCTAAGCCGGAAGACATTGCCTATATTGTTGAAGCGAACCCGCTGAACATTACGCCGGAAATGCTTCCGAAGCCACCTGTTAAGGAGGAGGTTGCACCAGCGCCTAAAACGGTCCGTTCGTTGCCTCCGGTTGTTTTGCCGGATGAACAGGTCACCGTTGAAAATCTCCCTCCGGCCATTGAAGAGCTGGAAAATGCGCAGCCAGCAGAAAAAACATTGGATGGCATGGAGGAAATAACGATTATCGTTCCGCCTGCTCCCGAAGCTGCTTCATCGAAGCCCGCGACGGCCGGATTGGAACCAAGGAAAGAAGAAATATTCAGGAGCGTTGAACAAGCGCCCCGATATAGGGGTGGACTTGCGGAAATGGGTGCTTTCCTGCAAAAAAACCTGAGATACCCTTCCAGTGCAGCGCAAGCTGAGGTTCAAGGAAAGGTTTTTGTTGAATTCACTGTTGCATCTGATGGAAAAATTGAAAATGTGACTGCAATTAAGGGAATTGGTTTTGGCTGTGATGAAGAAGCGGTACGCGTGGTTAAGCTGATGAAAGACTGGATTCCTGGCAAGCAAGCCGGAGTGCCTGTGAAAGTCCGCTTCACGTTACCAATCGTTTTTCAGCTGAATTAA
- a CDS encoding SulP family inorganic anion transporter, whose amino-acid sequence MKSFFNLFDFTQKINYKNEILAGLTVAMTMMPESLSFAILAGFSPLVGLYAAFIMGLVTSIFGGRPGLISGGAGATVIVLIALMQSHGVEYVFAAVALAGVFQILVGVFKFGKFVRLVPQPVMYGFVNGLAVVIFMSQMEQFKTVVNGEQVWLTGSPFMIMAGLVALTIAIVVIFPKITKAVPPSLVAIIVVSFIVLGFGIETKTVRDIASVSGGFPPFHIPDIPLNISTLQIIFPYALVMGAVGLTEGLLTLNLVDEITGTRGDGNRECIAQGSANILNGFFNGMGGCPMIAQTLVNLSAGARSRLSGVIASLTILMIILFGAPVIELVPMAALTGVMFMVAIGTFEWVSFRIINKMPKQDIFIGILVAAITIYLHNLALAVLIGVILSALVFAWESAKRIRAQKIMDENGVKHYKIYGPLFFGSVTAFTEKFDVATDPEKVVIDFSESRVADMSGIEALNKITEKYQKAGKKIHLTHLSPDCRRLLANAHDVIEVNIIDDPNYHVAH is encoded by the coding sequence ATGAAAAGCTTCTTTAACCTGTTCGATTTTACCCAAAAGATCAATTATAAAAATGAGATCCTTGCCGGGCTTACCGTCGCGATGACGATGATGCCGGAATCACTTTCATTCGCCATTTTAGCTGGCTTTTCGCCATTGGTTGGGCTTTACGCGGCGTTTATAATGGGCTTGGTCACCTCTATTTTTGGCGGTCGGCCTGGTTTGATTTCGGGTGGTGCCGGTGCAACCGTGATCGTTTTGATTGCGCTAATGCAGTCTCATGGGGTTGAATATGTGTTCGCGGCGGTTGCACTGGCGGGTGTCTTTCAGATTTTGGTGGGCGTTTTTAAGTTCGGGAAATTTGTTCGGCTGGTGCCGCAACCGGTTATGTATGGTTTTGTGAATGGCTTGGCCGTTGTGATTTTCATGTCGCAGATGGAGCAATTCAAAACCGTTGTTAACGGCGAGCAAGTGTGGTTAACCGGCTCACCATTCATGATCATGGCTGGTTTGGTTGCCCTGACTATTGCCATTGTTGTCATCTTTCCAAAAATCACCAAAGCCGTTCCGCCATCGCTGGTTGCGATTATTGTTGTGTCGTTCATTGTACTGGGTTTTGGCATTGAGACTAAGACGGTTCGTGATATTGCATCGGTAAGCGGCGGATTTCCTCCTTTTCACATTCCTGATATTCCGCTTAACATTTCCACGTTGCAGATTATTTTCCCCTATGCGCTCGTAATGGGTGCTGTGGGGCTTACGGAAGGGCTTTTAACATTAAATCTGGTTGACGAAATAACAGGAACCAGAGGCGATGGAAACAGGGAATGCATTGCGCAGGGAAGTGCTAACATTCTGAATGGGTTTTTTAACGGAATGGGAGGCTGTCCGATGATCGCGCAAACGCTCGTCAACCTTTCTGCGGGCGCAAGATCCAGATTATCCGGTGTTATTGCTTCACTGACCATTTTGATGATTATTCTTTTCGGCGCACCTGTGATTGAATTGGTGCCCATGGCTGCCCTCACCGGGGTAATGTTCATGGTCGCAATCGGGACATTCGAGTGGGTCAGTTTCAGGATCATCAACAAAATGCCAAAGCAGGATATTTTTATTGGCATCTTGGTAGCAGCCATCACCATTTATCTGCATAATCTCGCATTGGCTGTCTTAATCGGTGTTATTTTATCGGCACTGGTGTTCGCATGGGAAAGTGCGAAAAGGATCCGTGCCCAAAAAATAATGGATGAAAACGGTGTGAAACATTACAAAATATACGGCCCGTTATTCTTCGGCTCAGTAACTGCATTTACCGAAAAGTTCGACGTTGCAACGGACCCCGAAAAAGTAGTCATCGACTTCTCAGAAAGCCGCGTCGCAGACATGTCGGGCATAGAAGCGCTTAACAAAATCACCGAAAAATATCAAAAGGCAGGCAAAAAGATCCATTTGACGCATTTGAGTCCGGATTGCAGAAGGCTGCTCGCCAATGCGCACGACGTGATTGAAGTAAATATTATCGATGATCCAAATTATCACGTGGCGCATTGA